In Candidatus Caccoplasma merdavium, one DNA window encodes the following:
- a CDS encoding PstS family phosphate ABC transporter substrate-binding protein — protein sequence MKKLITLASIFALVLTTGCKPSAGQREAVNPAAANDTLTGEISLSGAFALYPMVVRWADEFKQLHPNVRIDISGGGAGKGMTDALAQVVDLGMVSREIYDVETEKGALGFAVVKDAVVATINVNNPHFTEICAKGLTKASAEALWDNRYNTYGDFLGTTSTVPVHVYTRSDACGAAETWAVWFGKRQEQLQGTAVYGDPGVSAAVQKDRVGIGYNNIAYAYDMRTHQPYEGLAVIPIDVNENGQIDEDEKFYENSADLIAAIGDGRYPSPPARDLYLVSNGVPDKPAVVEFIKYALTEGQKYAIETGYIPLPETTINKSLQKLNL from the coding sequence ATGAAAAAACTTATCACCTTAGCCAGCATATTCGCCCTCGTACTGACAACGGGCTGCAAGCCATCGGCCGGGCAAAGAGAGGCGGTCAATCCCGCTGCTGCAAACGACACGCTGACCGGAGAAATCTCTCTCTCAGGAGCCTTTGCCCTCTATCCCATGGTTGTAAGATGGGCCGACGAGTTCAAGCAACTGCACCCCAACGTGCGCATCGACATATCGGGCGGCGGAGCCGGCAAAGGCATGACCGACGCCCTGGCACAAGTAGTCGACTTGGGCATGGTCTCCCGCGAAATCTATGACGTGGAAACCGAAAAAGGAGCCCTTGGTTTTGCCGTCGTGAAAGATGCCGTCGTGGCAACCATCAATGTAAACAACCCCCATTTCACCGAAATATGCGCCAAAGGGCTGACCAAAGCCAGCGCAGAAGCCCTATGGGACAACCGATATAACACCTACGGCGATTTTTTGGGAACAACGAGTACCGTACCGGTACACGTTTACACCCGTTCCGATGCCTGTGGGGCAGCCGAGACATGGGCCGTGTGGTTTGGCAAACGGCAAGAACAACTGCAAGGTACGGCCGTATATGGTGACCCGGGCGTATCGGCCGCCGTACAGAAAGACCGTGTAGGCATCGGCTACAACAACATCGCATACGCCTACGACATGCGCACGCACCAACCCTATGAAGGACTGGCCGTCATTCCCATCGACGTAAATGAGAACGGCCAAATCGACGAAGACGAGAAATTCTACGAAAACAGCGCCGACCTTATTGCCGCCATCGGCGACGGCCGTTACCCCTCCCCTCCCGCTCGCGACCTGTATTTGGTAAGTAACGGCGTACCCGACAAACCCGCTGTGGTAGAATTTATCAAATACGCCCTCACCGAAGGGCAAAAATATGCCATCGAAACAGGATATATTCCGTTGCCCGAGACAACAATAAACAAGAGTCTTCAAAAACTCAATCTCTAA
- the pstC gene encoding phosphate ABC transporter permease subunit PstC → MDLSLLQRRIFKDKAARWVMLALTGLSLFLLIAIGIGLFFKSRLILSEHSLWDLLSGSSWKPLSGEFGFLPFIVGTLFVTALSIAIALPISLLSAIFLTEYANSWVKRVVFPIFDILAGIPSVVYGVWGTLIIVPWIADKLGPHFVDYTSGYTVLASGIVLGIMILPILVSLLIEIFTIVPQDYREASASLGATKWQTCSKVILRKAMPGIVAAVVLSISKAFGETIAVLMVCGNYAAIPRSLFDPCYPLPALIANNYGEMLSLPLYESALMFAAFILFFIILIFNIISRWILRNIERSYKM, encoded by the coding sequence ATGGATTTATCGCTGTTACAACGACGCATATTCAAGGACAAGGCAGCCCGCTGGGTCATGCTCGCCCTCACGGGATTATCACTCTTCCTGCTCATCGCCATAGGCATCGGGCTTTTCTTTAAAAGCCGCCTCATCTTGTCGGAGCACTCCTTGTGGGATTTGCTCTCGGGTTCGTCATGGAAGCCACTCAGCGGAGAATTCGGCTTCCTGCCGTTTATCGTGGGAACCCTTTTCGTAACCGCCCTCTCCATCGCCATTGCACTCCCCATCTCGCTGCTCTCGGCCATATTCCTCACCGAGTATGCCAACTCATGGGTGAAACGGGTCGTATTTCCCATCTTCGACATCTTGGCCGGGATTCCTTCGGTCGTCTATGGCGTATGGGGCACCCTCATCATCGTACCTTGGATTGCCGACAAACTGGGACCTCACTTTGTCGACTACACCAGCGGTTATACCGTACTGGCCAGCGGTATCGTATTGGGTATCATGATACTACCCATACTGGTGAGCCTGCTCATCGAGATATTTACCATCGTGCCGCAAGACTACCGCGAGGCATCGGCCTCACTGGGTGCAACCAAATGGCAGACCTGCTCGAAGGTGATTCTGCGCAAGGCCATGCCGGGTATCGTCGCCGCCGTGGTGTTGTCCATATCGAAAGCCTTCGGCGAGACCATCGCCGTGCTGATGGTGTGCGGCAACTACGCCGCCATACCCCGGTCGCTCTTCGACCCCTGCTACCCGCTGCCGGCTCTCATCGCCAACAACTACGGCGAGATGCTGTCGTTGCCGCTTTACGAATCGGCCCTGATGTTCGCCGCATTCATATTATTCTTTATCATTTTGATATTCAACATCATATCGCGATGGATATTGCGCAATATCGAACGAAGCTACAAGATGTAA
- a CDS encoding ABC transporter permease subunit, whose amino-acid sequence MKTKFIVEKIFFGLMIISVIIVFAFLGSILITIIRNGWPAMSWDMITQLPGGGFYIGKEGGVLNAIVGSIYIVGASTILGLLISIPIVFFINIYLKSDSKLASITRLSFDVLYGIPSIVYGAFGFTIMIFLGLRTSLLGGIIVITLLIIPIFVRSMDEVARQLPKHLLDATYSLGATRYETIKVAIRQIAPGIATATLLSIGRAIGDAAGVMFTAGFTDSIPTSLDQPAATLPLAIFFQLSSPLPEVRERAYAAALLLTLIVLVLSIVGRMITHRFSKNKIK is encoded by the coding sequence ATGAAAACCAAATTTATCGTTGAGAAAATTTTCTTCGGGCTGATGATTATCTCGGTCATTATCGTCTTTGCCTTCCTGGGCAGTATCCTCATCACCATCATACGCAACGGTTGGCCGGCCATGTCGTGGGACATGATTACCCAACTGCCGGGCGGAGGTTTCTACATCGGCAAGGAAGGCGGCGTACTCAATGCCATCGTGGGCTCCATCTACATCGTGGGCGCCTCGACCATTCTCGGACTGCTCATCAGCATACCCATCGTCTTCTTCATCAACATCTACCTGAAAAGCGACTCCAAACTGGCCAGTATCACCCGGCTGTCGTTTGACGTGCTCTACGGTATCCCGTCGATAGTGTACGGTGCATTCGGCTTCACCATCATGATATTCCTGGGATTGCGCACCTCGCTGCTGGGCGGAATCATCGTCATCACCCTACTGATAATCCCCATTTTCGTGCGTTCGATGGACGAAGTGGCCCGCCAGTTGCCCAAGCATCTGCTCGATGCCACCTATTCGCTGGGCGCCACCCGCTACGAAACCATCAAAGTGGCCATACGCCAAATCGCACCGGGCATCGCCACGGCCACCCTGCTGTCGATAGGCCGCGCCATCGGCGACGCGGCCGGTGTCATGTTCACCGCCGGTTTTACCGACAGCATTCCCACCTCGCTCGACCAACCGGCCGCCACCCTGCCGCTGGCCATCTTCTTCCAGCTGAGCAGTCCGCTGCCCGAAGTGCGTGAACGTGCCTATGCAGCCGCCCTGCTGCTGACACTAATCGTCCTTGTATTGAGTATCGTGGGACGCATGATTACGCACCGCTTCTCGAAAAACAAAATTAAGTAA
- a CDS encoding phosphate ABC transporter ATP-binding protein gives MEKNRSMLSHIFGHKNQAAQQDNAGSLSEAVTRDEDSVIKIEGLNIYIHNNHILKDVNLTLHDKKITCIIGPSGCGKTTLLRSINRMIDTTEHLHVEGRVLVGGEDIYDRKAEITHIRKKIGLLSQRPTPLPMSIYDNITYGCRIHGVRNRKVLDATVEKYLKGVNLWEEVKDRLHSPASALSIGQQQRLCLARGLAVEPQFILADESTSALDPISSKHIEDLFAKLRERYGIIMVTHTLRQALRIADYVVFMYMGEVIEQGTAEELFKNPQNDLTKQYLSGVFS, from the coding sequence ATGGAGAAAAATCGTTCTATGTTGAGTCATATTTTCGGTCATAAAAATCAGGCTGCCCAACAAGACAATGCCGGTTCTCTCTCAGAGGCAGTAACCCGAGACGAAGATTCGGTCATCAAAATCGAAGGTCTGAACATCTATATCCACAACAACCATATTCTCAAAGACGTCAATCTCACCCTGCACGACAAGAAAATCACCTGCATCATCGGACCGTCGGGGTGCGGAAAAACCACCTTGCTGCGCAGCATCAACCGCATGATCGACACCACCGAGCACCTGCATGTCGAAGGACGCGTATTGGTAGGCGGCGAAGACATCTACGACCGCAAGGCCGAAATCACCCACATACGGAAGAAAATAGGGCTGCTCTCGCAACGCCCCACGCCGCTGCCCATGTCGATATACGACAACATCACCTATGGCTGCCGCATACACGGCGTGCGCAACCGCAAAGTCCTCGACGCCACGGTCGAGAAATACCTCAAAGGCGTCAACCTGTGGGAAGAGGTGAAAGACCGCCTGCACAGCCCGGCATCGGCCCTTTCCATCGGCCAGCAACAACGATTGTGCCTGGCTCGCGGACTGGCTGTGGAGCCCCAATTTATCCTGGCCGACGAGTCGACCTCGGCACTCGACCCCATATCGAGCAAACACATCGAAGACCTCTTTGCCAAACTGCGTGAGCGCTACGGCATCATCATGGTCACCCACACTCTGCGACAAGCCCTGCGCATTGCCGACTATGTGGTGTTCATGTATATGGGAGAGGTCATCGAACAAGGCACGGCCGAAGAGTTGTTCAAAAACCCGCAAAACGACCTCACCAAACAATATCTGAGCGGCGTTTTCAGCTAA
- a CDS encoding BamA/TamA family outer membrane protein, protein MKKILLSVLLLLIVAGCDTTSKLGDGEVLYTGVKKMRIEPEAEGVKLLPDAESAVRDALSVKPNNALYSPYVRWPFPFGLWVYNHVTPQRDKGFKHWFYERFAKTPVLISAVQPDLRVAVVPDILANYGYFSSSATYRLDYNKKNPRKARVTYDVTYGRPWHYKTVSYPEPLTPLTALIDSTRTSSLIRVGDIYQADVLASERSRIASVLRNRGYYFFRPEYLSYLADTTIASYEVALRLQLLNQLPPEALRPYRVGHVTFDLKSASGQGAVDTVELSNVTFIYQAPLKIRKRFVERNITLRTGDLYTLDRQTESLNSLVRMGVFRYVNVAVSRPDTLSDALDITLDAAMDTPMEAWFEANVTSSTNSFIGPGVIFGLAHNNVFGGGERLSLELTGSYEWQTGKRQASATKSSLLNSYEFGLKASLAFPRLLPSALFWDSRVERRYGGKTTVQLSAELMNRPQYFRMMSLNTSFAFDFQTSEVSSHTLQLPKIGYNYLMNSTASFDSTLQENPAIALSFRNQLIPTVGYTYRFDKKLGRHDWNHIYWQTSVSTAGNLLSWVVPGTQGQKKFLGIPFSQFAKATTDFRYYRHLWGDVELATRFLVGAGWAYGNSSVLPYSEQFYIGGANSIRAFTIRTVGPGSYAPPKDEADAYLDQTGNFKLESNVELRFPILGDLHGAVFLDAGNIWLLKAEANRPGGTLNKKTFWRDIALGTGVGLRYDISFLILRLDMGIGLHAPYNNDKPHYYNMDSFGKSLAFHLAIGYPF, encoded by the coding sequence ATGAAAAAAATCCTTTTGTCGGTATTGTTGTTGCTCATCGTCGCCGGTTGCGACACGACGAGCAAGTTGGGCGATGGGGAGGTACTCTACACCGGAGTGAAGAAGATGCGCATCGAGCCCGAGGCAGAAGGGGTGAAACTCTTGCCCGATGCCGAATCGGCGGTGCGCGATGCCCTCTCGGTAAAACCCAACAACGCCCTGTATAGCCCTTATGTGCGTTGGCCGTTCCCCTTCGGCCTGTGGGTCTACAATCATGTAACCCCCCAACGGGACAAAGGCTTTAAACACTGGTTCTATGAGCGTTTTGCCAAGACGCCCGTGCTCATCTCGGCCGTGCAGCCCGACCTGCGGGTTGCCGTCGTCCCCGACATACTGGCCAATTACGGCTATTTCTCCTCGTCGGCGACCTACCGGCTCGATTACAACAAGAAGAACCCCCGGAAAGCCCGTGTCACCTACGACGTGACTTATGGCCGGCCGTGGCATTACAAGACGGTTTCCTATCCCGAACCGCTAACGCCGTTGACCGCCCTCATCGATTCCACACGCACCTCCTCGCTGATTCGGGTTGGAGACATTTATCAGGCCGACGTTTTGGCCTCGGAGCGGTCGCGCATTGCCTCGGTGCTCCGCAATCGGGGGTATTACTTCTTCCGACCCGAATATCTTTCCTATTTGGCCGATACGACGATTGCCTCTTATGAGGTCGCGTTGCGTTTGCAATTATTGAATCAACTCCCCCCCGAGGCGTTGCGGCCCTATCGGGTGGGGCATGTAACCTTCGACTTGAAGTCGGCTTCGGGGCAAGGGGCTGTCGATACGGTCGAACTCTCCAACGTGACCTTCATCTACCAGGCTCCGCTTAAAATACGGAAACGCTTTGTCGAGCGGAACATCACCCTCCGCACCGGCGACCTCTATACCCTCGACCGGCAGACCGAGTCGCTCAACAGCCTCGTGCGCATGGGCGTGTTCCGCTATGTCAACGTCGCGGTATCCCGACCCGATACGCTCTCCGATGCACTCGACATCACCCTCGATGCGGCCATGGATACGCCCATGGAGGCGTGGTTCGAGGCCAATGTCACCTCTTCGACCAACAGCTTTATCGGCCCCGGGGTCATCTTCGGTTTGGCTCACAACAACGTCTTCGGCGGGGGCGAACGGTTGTCGCTCGAACTCACGGGCTCGTATGAGTGGCAGACGGGAAAACGGCAGGCCTCCGCCACCAAGTCGTCGTTGCTCAACTCCTATGAGTTCGGGCTCAAAGCCTCGTTGGCCTTTCCCCGCCTCCTGCCCTCGGCTCTCTTTTGGGATTCCCGGGTCGAGCGCCGTTACGGCGGCAAGACAACGGTGCAGCTCAGTGCCGAGTTGATGAACCGCCCGCAATATTTCCGCATGATGTCGTTGAATACCTCGTTCGCGTTCGACTTCCAGACCTCCGAGGTGAGTTCGCACACCCTGCAACTACCCAAAATCGGTTATAATTACCTGATGAACTCGACCGCCTCTTTCGACAGTACCCTGCAAGAGAATCCGGCCATTGCCCTGAGTTTCCGCAACCAGTTGATACCCACCGTGGGTTATACCTATCGATTCGACAAGAAATTGGGCCGCCATGATTGGAACCACATCTATTGGCAGACCTCGGTCTCCACGGCCGGCAATCTGTTGTCATGGGTCGTACCGGGTACCCAAGGGCAGAAAAAATTCCTCGGCATACCCTTCTCCCAGTTTGCCAAGGCCACGACCGATTTCCGGTATTACCGACACCTGTGGGGCGATGTGGAGTTGGCCACCCGGTTCCTCGTGGGGGCGGGTTGGGCCTATGGCAATTCGTCGGTGTTGCCTTATAGCGAACAGTTCTACATCGGCGGAGCCAACAGCATAAGGGCCTTTACCATACGCACCGTCGGCCCCGGCAGCTATGCACCACCGAAAGACGAGGCCGATGCCTATCTCGACCAGACGGGAAACTTCAAGCTCGAAAGCAATGTCGAGTTGCGTTTCCCCATTTTGGGAGACCTTCATGGAGCCGTTTTTCTCGATGCCGGAAATATCTGGCTGCTCAAAGCCGAGGCGAACCGTCCCGGAGGAACGCTCAACAAGAAAACCTTCTGGCGCGACATCGCCCTCGGTACCGGTGTGGGGTTGCGTTATGACATCAGTTTCCTGATACTCCGCCTCGACATGGGAATAGGCTTGCATGCCCCCTACAACAACGACAAGCCGCACTATTACAACATGGACAGTTTCGGTAAAAGCCTGGCCTTCCACCTGGCCATTGGCTATCCGTTCTAA
- a CDS encoding translocation/assembly module TamB domain-containing protein — protein MTLLSVLGLLFLVVASLYVPPVQRAVVKTACDALSDSAMSVSVSDFRLRFPLRLDLSDVCVVTGGDTLCALHALHTEVPVMPLLRGVAAVPRLSLRDVFFAYADTAGFSIAVRLDSASVTAVKVHLVETSLHARSLALSGGDVALTLGLPADPPAVDTSSTAPLSGRFVVDSIALRDIGYRMEGSYRESFLTAGAHAVEALGASVDLSRQWVDVERLSLQGGRVSMLSDTSVVVPAPAAPSAAVTESPSAPWTVMARQVGIDDTHVVYGLKGHTPHKGFDASFIEIQDLSLRLDSVYNRGGEVAARLRSLSLTERSGLAVDRGEASFSMDSAAVRLDALRLDTRNSSLTASLAADATALAMNGEAVVSATMDMEAGLGDVELFLPALDTLLSALPFRSLTLQVGAEGALDDLRLTRFHAGLPGTADFSAVGEVQSLTCADSLLAQASLTARLYQLGFLPRLAGAEAAARFALPDSMTLSTNVIFRNGRDARLQLAWEALQGRADLDASYRFADTAYRVETRWHDFPIDAFLPHEGVGPLTFSLSADGRGADPFSPRMQAEAALYVDSLDYRGYRFRDFGLDVALDSGRVGAQILCVDSAARLDLQLAGLLTPTEYTARLAGEIDRLDLKTARLVEDSLTISSSVDVRAWANNKNEYAVKTRFDMVGLYLLDMDNLFDHVVVTADVLQDSLDARVDFPGMQMAFSSSQGIDSFLSCVSAFGDSVAQSLRTMQVKPSALCALLPDFQVQGRLVPEQVVEKILSESGFALDSLRFSAGNSSAAPFAFEAQVDGLALSSFAADTLTASLRQEDDVLRYAVQMGNTPATSTLLARAGVSGYVGHNELYAALRQCDQEQVAGLVLDIDARASDSLLHLTLAPDSPTLGVPGWSLNAGNFIDYYFDGRLAADVLLQHDIQSFSLRSGAHPGADTIYLDVENLRLAPILQTLPGTPPVSALLSTALSAHFSDGRPMVAGTVRLDSAFYNTKWVGNMALALDYRQLSPSLMQVGAALAVDTLDAVDLALRYDTDTLSAEPLDLTVRFPSFPLSVANAFLPDDMARVEGRLRGDVSVSGRIDAPRLAGRLAIDEGRAVIPMVGASFRFSPAVVSMAGNSIQIDTFCLSGPNNEPLNISGRVDVSDLSRPFVDARVAGHNFEIFNLPKNRTSMLYGKAAADVAASVRGYTDALSLRGNLVLLNGTEATYVLQESNTLPGVSNYGDMVTFTTFADTADVESAPAFRPVSGMDMLVNVDIGNAVSLSVELTPDGNSRIDLQGGGSLTYSMNELGDSRFTGRYELSGGTVCYTPPLIGQKLFSIKEGSSVVWEGDIADPVLDITAIDRLSVDVASGGSTRTVQFQVSIAITQSLDNLSIVFDVAAPGDMTIQNELTSMTAEQRASQAMSLLIYNAYTGPSASQGDLFSGNPLNQFLQNELNKWSRNNLKNVNLSFGINSRGEADGTTHTDYSYQLSKDLFNDRVRIVVGGSYSPDDNSTQALKENLVDDIALEYKLDRRDNMVLKIFRHTGQETILEGEVTETGVGFAVRKKLSRLADLFRRSSRKQQSSNPPSQQP, from the coding sequence ATGACGCTGCTGTCTGTTCTCGGACTGCTGTTCCTGGTGGTGGCGTCGCTCTATGTGCCGCCCGTGCAGCGGGCGGTGGTGAAGACGGCCTGTGACGCGCTGTCCGACTCGGCGATGTCGGTCTCGGTCTCGGACTTCCGTCTGCGTTTCCCGTTGCGCCTCGACCTCTCCGACGTGTGTGTGGTCACCGGCGGGGATACCTTGTGTGCCTTGCATGCCCTGCATACCGAGGTGCCGGTGATGCCGCTGCTCCGCGGCGTGGCGGCCGTACCCCGGCTTTCGCTCCGGGACGTTTTCTTTGCCTATGCCGATACGGCCGGTTTCTCAATCGCCGTGCGTCTCGATAGTGCCTCGGTCACGGCCGTGAAGGTACACCTTGTCGAAACCTCCCTCCATGCGCGTTCTCTGGCGTTGAGTGGGGGAGACGTCGCCCTCACGCTGGGGCTTCCCGCAGACCCGCCGGCTGTCGATACGTCGTCGACGGCTCCTTTGTCAGGCCGGTTCGTGGTCGATTCGATAGCTTTGCGTGACATCGGTTATCGAATGGAAGGCTCCTATCGGGAGTCATTCCTCACGGCCGGAGCTCATGCCGTGGAGGCTCTTGGCGCCTCGGTCGACCTGTCCCGGCAGTGGGTCGATGTGGAGCGCCTTTCGTTGCAGGGCGGCCGCGTGTCGATGCTTTCCGATACCTCCGTTGTCGTGCCGGCACCCGCCGCACCCTCTGCTGCCGTGACCGAATCTCCGTCGGCTCCGTGGACGGTCATGGCCCGGCAGGTCGGCATCGATGATACGCATGTCGTTTACGGATTGAAGGGCCATACCCCCCATAAGGGTTTCGATGCTTCTTTCATAGAAATTCAGGATTTGTCTTTGCGGCTCGACTCGGTTTATAACCGAGGAGGTGAGGTGGCGGCGCGGTTGCGTTCGTTGTCGTTGACCGAACGTTCGGGCTTGGCGGTCGACCGGGGCGAAGCCTCGTTTTCGATGGATTCAGCCGCCGTGCGGCTCGATGCCTTGCGGCTGGATACCCGCAACTCTTCTCTCACGGCCTCTTTGGCGGCCGATGCGACGGCTCTTGCCATGAACGGTGAAGCAGTCGTCTCGGCGACGATGGACATGGAGGCGGGGCTCGGTGATGTCGAGTTGTTCCTGCCTGCGCTCGATACGTTGTTGTCGGCGCTGCCTTTCAGGTCGCTCACGTTGCAGGTAGGAGCCGAAGGGGCGTTGGACGACTTGCGGCTGACGCGTTTCCATGCCGGGTTGCCCGGCACGGCCGATTTTTCGGCAGTCGGTGAGGTGCAGTCGCTCACCTGTGCCGACAGTCTCCTGGCGCAGGCGTCTCTCACGGCACGGCTCTATCAGTTGGGCTTCCTCCCGCGCTTGGCGGGTGCCGAGGCGGCGGCGCGTTTTGCTTTGCCCGATTCGATGACGTTGAGCACCAATGTCATTTTCCGCAATGGCCGTGATGCCCGGTTGCAGTTGGCCTGGGAAGCCTTGCAGGGCAGAGCCGACCTCGATGCCTCCTATCGCTTTGCCGACACGGCCTATCGGGTGGAGACCCGGTGGCATGACTTCCCCATCGATGCGTTCTTGCCGCACGAAGGCGTCGGTCCGCTTACATTTTCCCTGTCGGCCGATGGGCGTGGGGCCGACCCCTTTTCACCCCGAATGCAGGCCGAGGCGGCTCTCTATGTCGACAGTCTCGATTACCGGGGCTACCGCTTCCGGGATTTCGGGCTCGATGTCGCGCTCGATTCCGGCCGGGTGGGGGCACAAATACTGTGTGTCGACAGTGCCGCTCGTCTCGATTTGCAGTTGGCGGGTCTTTTGACACCGACCGAGTACACGGCGCGCCTTGCCGGGGAGATAGACCGGCTCGACTTGAAGACCGCCCGCCTTGTTGAAGATTCATTGACCATCTCCTCTTCGGTCGATGTGCGGGCGTGGGCCAACAATAAAAACGAATATGCGGTAAAGACGCGGTTCGATATGGTGGGGCTGTATCTCCTTGATATGGACAATCTTTTCGACCATGTTGTCGTCACGGCCGATGTGTTGCAGGATTCGCTCGACGCCCGGGTCGATTTTCCCGGCATGCAGATGGCGTTCTCGTCGTCTCAGGGCATCGATTCGTTCCTGTCGTGCGTGTCGGCGTTTGGCGATTCGGTTGCGCAGTCGCTTCGGACGATGCAGGTCAAGCCCTCGGCGTTGTGTGCCCTGTTGCCCGATTTTCAGGTGCAGGGACGATTGGTGCCCGAGCAGGTCGTCGAGAAAATATTGTCGGAGAGCGGCTTCGCGCTCGACTCTCTCCGCTTCTCGGCGGGTAACTCCTCTGCGGCTCCCTTTGCATTTGAGGCGCAGGTCGACGGTTTGGCGCTCTCCTCGTTTGCGGCCGATACGCTTACCGCCTCTTTGCGGCAGGAGGACGATGTGTTGCGTTATGCCGTGCAGATGGGAAATACGCCGGCTACATCGACGCTGTTGGCGCGAGCCGGCGTCTCGGGATATGTGGGGCATAACGAACTTTATGCCGCTTTGCGGCAGTGTGACCAGGAACAGGTGGCGGGATTGGTTCTCGACATCGATGCGCGAGCGTCCGATTCCCTTTTGCACCTGACGTTGGCTCCCGACTCTCCCACATTGGGGGTACCCGGTTGGTCGCTCAACGCCGGAAACTTTATCGATTACTATTTCGACGGCCGTCTGGCGGCCGATGTGCTGTTGCAGCACGACATTCAGTCGTTTTCGCTGCGGTCGGGCGCGCACCCCGGTGCCGACACGATATATCTCGATGTCGAGAACCTGAGGTTGGCGCCCATCTTACAGACCTTGCCCGGCACGCCCCCGGTGTCGGCGCTTCTCTCCACGGCCTTGTCGGCCCATTTCTCCGATGGCCGTCCGATGGTCGCTGGGACGGTGCGTCTCGACTCGGCATTTTACAACACCAAGTGGGTGGGGAACATGGCTCTTGCCCTCGATTACCGGCAACTCTCGCCGTCGCTCATGCAGGTGGGGGCGGCACTTGCAGTCGATACGCTCGATGCCGTGGACCTGGCGCTCCGTTACGATACCGATACCTTGTCGGCCGAGCCGCTCGATTTGACGGTACGATTCCCGTCGTTCCCCCTGTCGGTGGCCAATGCTTTCCTGCCCGACGACATGGCGAGGGTGGAGGGACGGTTGCGGGGTGATGTGTCCGTCTCGGGACGCATCGACGCACCCCGCCTTGCCGGACGGCTCGCCATCGACGAGGGACGTGCCGTGATACCGATGGTGGGGGCTTCGTTCCGTTTCTCACCGGCGGTTGTCTCGATGGCGGGGAATAGCATACAGATTGATACCTTCTGCCTGTCGGGCCCCAACAATGAGCCGTTGAACATCTCGGGACGTGTCGATGTTTCCGACCTCTCCCGACCTTTTGTCGATGCCCGTGTCGCCGGTCACAACTTCGAAATTTTCAATCTGCCCAAGAACCGCACGTCGATGCTTTACGGCAAAGCGGCGGCCGATGTCGCCGCATCGGTGCGCGGATATACCGACGCGTTGTCGTTGCGCGGGAATCTTGTCCTGCTCAACGGGACCGAGGCGACTTATGTCTTGCAGGAAAGCAATACGCTGCCGGGCGTCAGCAATTACGGCGACATGGTGACCTTCACCACGTTTGCCGATACGGCCGACGTAGAGTCTGCGCCCGCTTTCAGACCGGTGTCGGGTATGGATATGCTGGTGAATGTCGACATAGGCAATGCGGTGTCGCTCTCGGTGGAACTTACTCCCGACGGGAACAGCCGCATCGACTTGCAAGGGGGCGGTAGCCTCACCTATTCGATGAACGAGCTGGGCGACAGCCGTTTTACCGGCCGTTATGAACTCTCGGGCGGAACGGTCTGCTACACGCCCCCGCTTATCGGGCAGAAACTGTTTTCCATCAAGGAGGGCAGCTCGGTGGTATGGGAGGGCGACATAGCCGACCCCGTGCTCGACATCACGGCCATCGACCGGTTGTCGGTCGATGTCGCTTCGGGCGGCTCGACCCGTACGGTACAGTTCCAGGTATCCATTGCCATCACCCAGTCGCTCGACAATCTCTCCATCGTTTTCGATGTGGCAGCGCCCGGCGACATGACCATTCAGAACGAGCTCACCTCCATGACCGCCGAACAACGGGCTTCGCAGGCGATGAGCCTGCTCATTTACAATGCCTATACGGGTCCCAGCGCCTCACAGGGCGACCTCTTCTCGGGCAACCCGCTCAACCAGTTCCTGCAAAATGAGTTGAACAAGTGGTCGCGGAACAACCTCAAAAACGTCAACCTCAGTTTCGGCATCAACAGCCGTGGCGAAGCCGACGGGACAACGCACACCGACTACTCCTACCAGCTCTCCAAAGACCTTTTCAACGACCGGGTGCGCATCGTGGTCGGTGGCAGCTATTCGCCCGACGATAATTCGACACAGGCATTGAAAGAGAATCTGGTCGACGACATCGCGCTCGAATACAAGCTCGACCGGCGCGACAACATGGTGTTGAAGATATTCCGCCACACCGGGCAGGAGACCATTCTCGAAGGCGAGGTGACCGAGACGGGAGTGGGCTTTGCCGTGCGCAAGAAACTGTCGCGGCTTGCCGACCTTTTCCGACGCTCTTCCCGCAAACAACAATCGTCGAACCCTCCATCGCAGCAGCCATGA